From a region of the Helicobacter hepaticus ATCC 51449 genome:
- a CDS encoding SprT family zinc-dependent metalloprotease: MLKALKDSYPFARAIHIQHKAIKYPRLIIKADLSLFVRVPLRFPMQELQAFIRKHHKWIESTLLKLHDCNAHTQSILQAHSDEILIFGSWQRLSSLTSFYSHAQSLLTLSPQNLKAPLKSILLDYICSRAPQIAATMGVQYQSIKITNALTRFGSCTYDNRLFFSFMLIFAPKELIDYVIIHELAHIRYKNHSQDFWDFVQRYCPNAKTHRAQLRKHAKFYPALLQRLSL, translated from the coding sequence ATGTTAAAAGCTTTGAAAGATTCTTATCCATTTGCCCGCGCAATTCATATTCAGCACAAAGCCATTAAGTATCCTCGCTTGATTATCAAAGCCGATTTATCCTTATTTGTGCGTGTGCCACTTAGATTCCCTATGCAAGAATTACAAGCCTTTATCCGCAAACACCACAAATGGATAGAATCCACTCTTTTAAAACTCCACGATTGCAACGCACACACACAAAGCATTTTACAAGCCCATAGCGATGAGATTCTTATCTTTGGCTCTTGGCAAAGATTATCCTCCTTAACCTCATTCTATTCACACGCTCAATCTCTCCTCACCTTATCACCACAGAATCTAAAAGCACCACTTAAATCCATACTTTTGGATTATATCTGCTCTCGTGCGCCTCAAATCGCTGCGACTATGGGAGTGCAATATCAAAGTATCAAAATTACAAATGCTCTTACTCGCTTTGGGAGCTGCACCTATGATAATCGTTTGTTTTTCTCTTTTATGCTTATTTTTGCGCCAAAAGAGCTCATTGATTATGTCATTATCCACGAGCTCGCACATATTCGTTACAAAAACCATTCACAGGATTTTTGGGATTTTGTGCAAAGATATTGTCCAAATGCTAAAACTCATCGTGCACAACTACGCAAACACGCTAAATTCTACCCTGCTTTATTACAAAGACTTTCTTTATAA